A DNA window from Pseudomonas resinovorans NBRC 106553 contains the following coding sequences:
- a CDS encoding methyltransferase: MDFHIRSLLDLQQYHDPELVAERLGISPETWPLFGQLWPSSQVLANAMLTMDLEGKRVLELGAGLALASLVVHRRGGDITASDFHPLSPSFLDENLRLNDLGPLKYESADWAILNDDLGVFDLIIGSDVIYEHGQPEVLAAFIDRHSADLVDVLIVDPNRPNRSSFCKEMAERDFEGSRSRADCLLGNGDAYKGSLLHFQRNDGQFNQ; encoded by the coding sequence ATGGATTTCCATATCCGTTCTCTGCTCGATCTTCAGCAATATCACGACCCCGAACTGGTGGCGGAGCGACTGGGGATTTCCCCCGAGACCTGGCCCTTGTTCGGTCAGCTCTGGCCATCGAGCCAGGTGCTGGCCAATGCCATGCTGACGATGGATCTCGAAGGCAAGCGTGTGCTGGAACTGGGTGCTGGCCTGGCGCTGGCGAGCCTGGTGGTGCACCGGCGTGGCGGAGACATCACCGCCAGCGACTTCCATCCCTTGAGTCCGAGCTTTCTCGATGAAAACCTGCGTCTGAACGATCTCGGCCCGCTCAAGTACGAGTCGGCGGACTGGGCCATTCTCAATGACGACCTGGGGGTTTTCGACCTGATCATCGGTAGCGACGTGATCTACGAGCATGGCCAGCCGGAGGTGCTGGCCGCCTTCATCGACCGCCATTCGGCGGACCTGGTGGATGTGCTGATCGTTGACCCGAACCGCCCGAACCGATCCTCGTTCTGCAAGGAGATGGCCGAGCGGGATTTCGAGGGAAGCCGCAGCCGGGCGGATTGCCTGCTGGGTAATGGCGACGCCTACAAGGGCTCGCTGCTGCACTTCCAGCGCAACGACGGGCAGTTCAACCAGTAG
- a CDS encoding cold-shock protein: MSNRQSGTVKWFNDEKGFGFITPAEGADLFVHYRSIESAGFKSLSEGQQVTFEVVRGQKGLQADKVQVS, encoded by the coding sequence ATGTCCAATCGTCAATCCGGTACCGTCAAGTGGTTCAACGATGAAAAAGGCTTCGGCTTCATCACTCCCGCAGAAGGCGCTGACCTGTTCGTTCACTACCGCTCCATCGAAAGCGCCGGCTTCAAGAGCCTGAGCGAAGGCCAGCAGGTCACTTTCGAAGTCGTCCGTGGCCAGAAAGGCCTGCAGGCGGATAAAGTCCAGGTTTCCTGA
- the hisN gene encoding histidinol-phosphatase: protein MNDQTLPPEYLEFAEELADAAARVTLTYFRLPLEVENKEAERFDPVTLADKGAERAMRALIGERFPGHGVLGEEEENIAGEEPWTWVLDPVDGTRSFISGIPLWGTLIALNDGTRPVLGMMDQPFTRERFVGDGSSASLNGRPIQTRACGKLTDATLMVTSPEHFQQPPYSDLFDKLAKEVRLVRYSGDCYAYCMLALGLVDVVLDPGLKPYDIQALMPIIQGAGGVVTRWDGGDAQNGGDVIACGDPRLHARILELMGAE from the coding sequence ATGAACGACCAGACCCTGCCACCCGAGTACCTGGAATTCGCCGAAGAGCTGGCCGATGCCGCCGCTCGGGTCACCTTGACCTACTTCCGCCTGCCGCTGGAGGTGGAGAACAAGGAGGCGGAGCGCTTCGACCCCGTGACCCTGGCCGACAAGGGCGCCGAGCGGGCCATGCGCGCCCTGATCGGCGAGCGCTTTCCCGGCCACGGCGTGCTGGGCGAGGAAGAAGAGAACATTGCCGGCGAGGAACCCTGGACCTGGGTGCTGGACCCGGTGGACGGCACCCGCTCCTTCATCAGCGGCATCCCGCTCTGGGGCACCCTGATTGCCCTCAACGACGGTACCCGCCCGGTGCTGGGCATGATGGACCAGCCCTTCACCCGCGAGCGCTTCGTCGGCGATGGCAGCAGCGCTTCCCTCAACGGCCGGCCGATCCAGACCCGCGCCTGCGGCAAGCTGACGGACGCCACCCTGATGGTGACCAGCCCCGAGCATTTCCAGCAGCCGCCTTACAGCGACCTGTTCGACAAGCTGGCCAAGGAAGTGCGCCTGGTGCGCTACAGCGGGGATTGCTACGCCTACTGCATGCTCGCCCTGGGGCTGGTGGACGTGGTCCTCGATCCGGGCCTCAAACCCTACGACATCCAGGCGCTGATGCCGATCATCCAGGGTGCCGGTGGCGTGGTGACCCGCTGGGACGGTGGCGACGCGCAGAACGGTGGCGATGTCATCGCCTGTGGCGATCCACGCCTGCATGCGCGAATCCTGGAGCTCATGGGCGCGGAGTAA
- a CDS encoding cysteine hydrolase family protein, whose protein sequence is MSKQALIVVDIQNDYFPGGRWTLHGVDAAADNAARLIADARNTGDLVVHIRHEFPTQDAPFFRPGSEGAQLHDKVKNTPDEHVVLKNFINSFRETDLKAVLERNGVEKVTIVGNMSHMCVDGITRAAVDFGYDATVIHDACASRDLEFNGKVVPAEQVHAAFMAALGFGYASVISTDEYLARQG, encoded by the coding sequence ATGAGCAAGCAAGCCCTGATCGTAGTCGACATCCAGAATGACTATTTCCCCGGCGGCCGCTGGACCCTGCACGGCGTCGACGCCGCAGCCGACAACGCCGCCCGGCTGATCGCCGATGCGCGCAATACCGGTGACCTGGTGGTGCATATCCGCCATGAGTTCCCCACCCAGGATGCCCCCTTCTTCCGCCCCGGCTCCGAAGGCGCGCAGCTGCACGACAAGGTGAAGAACACCCCCGACGAGCACGTGGTGCTGAAGAACTTCATCAACTCCTTCCGGGAAACCGACCTCAAGGCCGTGCTCGAACGCAACGGCGTGGAGAAGGTCACCATCGTCGGCAACATGAGCCACATGTGCGTCGACGGCATCACTCGCGCCGCCGTGGACTTCGGCTACGACGCCACGGTGATCCACGATGCCTGTGCCTCGCGGGACCTGGAGTTCAACGGCAAGGTCGTACCCGCCGAGCAGGTCCACGCCGCCTTCATGGCCGCCCTTGGCTTCGGCTACGCCTCGGTGATTTCCACCGACGAATACCTCGCACGGCAGGGCTGA
- a CDS encoding GlxA family transcriptional regulator codes for MTTQLEIGLLLYPGAQLAAAHGLSDLFMVANRMAAERAGADLPVLRVRHWAAGEDGEIGCTLDSHPGTDSRPTVVVLPPCLGSLPSSEALQPFADWLHRQHATGATLSSVCAGAYLLAQTGLLKGRVLTTHWSLAKDLGERFPDLRVDADKLVVDDGDIITAGGVMAWTDLGLALVDRLLGPTIAAETARFLVLDLTRHSQQYFRSFTPTLTHGDASVLKVQHWLQREDARNVDLATMAAQAGLGERTFLRRFQQATGMRPTEYCQQLRAAKARELLELTNRSVDQIAWEVGYQDPAAFRKVFNKMVGLSPTDYRRRFGQRSAERG; via the coding sequence ATGACGACCCAGCTCGAGATCGGCCTGCTGCTCTATCCCGGTGCCCAACTGGCGGCGGCCCATGGCCTTTCCGACCTCTTCATGGTGGCCAACCGCATGGCCGCCGAGCGCGCCGGCGCGGACTTGCCGGTGCTGCGCGTGCGCCACTGGGCCGCGGGCGAGGATGGTGAAATAGGCTGCACCCTGGACAGCCATCCGGGCACCGACAGCCGTCCCACGGTGGTGGTGCTGCCGCCCTGCCTCGGCTCGCTGCCATCCTCCGAGGCACTGCAGCCCTTCGCCGATTGGCTGCACCGCCAGCATGCGACGGGCGCCACCCTGAGTTCGGTGTGCGCGGGCGCCTACCTGCTGGCCCAGACCGGCCTGCTCAAGGGCCGGGTGCTGACCACCCACTGGAGCCTGGCCAAGGACCTCGGCGAGCGCTTTCCCGACCTCCGGGTGGACGCCGACAAGCTGGTGGTGGACGACGGCGACATCATCACCGCCGGCGGCGTGATGGCCTGGACCGACCTCGGCCTGGCCCTGGTGGACCGCCTGCTGGGGCCGACCATCGCCGCGGAAACCGCGCGCTTCCTGGTGCTCGACCTGACCCGCCACTCCCAGCAGTACTTCCGCAGCTTCACCCCTACCCTCACCCACGGCGACGCGTCGGTGCTCAAGGTCCAGCACTGGCTGCAACGCGAGGACGCGCGCAACGTCGACCTCGCCACCATGGCCGCCCAGGCCGGGCTCGGCGAACGCACCTTCCTGCGGCGCTTCCAGCAGGCCACCGGCATGCGTCCCACCGAATACTGCCAGCAGCTGCGCGCCGCCAAGGCCCGCGAACTGCTGGAGCTGACCAACCGTTCGGTGGACCAGATCGCCTGGGAAGTCGGCTACCAGGACCCGGCGGCCTTTCGCAAGGTGTTCAACAAGATGGTCGGGCTATCGCCCACGGACTACCGGCGACGCTTCGGCCAACGTAGCGCGGAGCGGGGATGA
- a CDS encoding isoprenylcysteine carboxylmethyltransferase family protein, with protein sequence MSRPALLLAVLVSTLAYLGLAILGLGGFAPFFSQPALLALTLVVFALALVAPFTAGNLSSGVREDRDNRWVLAAFGILGLLSAYLPAWDDRHDFWTFGGDGMRWAGVLLFALGGALRMWPVFVLGNRFSGLVAIQPGHRLVTDGVYSVIRHPSYLGLMVASLGWALAFRSGIGLLLVALTLPPLLARIRAEERLLRSEFGAQYEAYCARTSRLLPGLY encoded by the coding sequence ATGTCCCGGCCTGCCCTGCTCCTTGCCGTGCTCGTCAGTACCCTGGCCTACCTGGGCCTGGCCATACTCGGCCTGGGCGGGTTCGCCCCCTTCTTCTCCCAGCCGGCGCTGCTGGCCCTGACCCTGGTGGTGTTCGCCCTGGCCCTGGTGGCGCCCTTCACCGCCGGCAACCTCAGCAGCGGTGTCCGCGAGGACCGCGACAACCGCTGGGTACTGGCGGCCTTCGGTATCCTCGGCCTGCTCAGCGCGTACCTGCCGGCCTGGGACGACCGCCACGATTTCTGGACCTTCGGCGGCGACGGCATGCGCTGGGCCGGCGTGCTGCTGTTCGCCCTCGGCGGCGCCCTGCGGATGTGGCCGGTCTTCGTGCTGGGCAACCGCTTCAGCGGCCTGGTGGCCATCCAGCCCGGCCACCGGCTGGTGACCGACGGTGTCTACAGCGTGATCCGCCATCCCAGCTACCTGGGCCTGATGGTCGCGTCCCTGGGCTGGGCCCTGGCCTTCCGTTCCGGCATCGGCCTGCTGCTGGTGGCCCTGACCCTGCCGCCACTGCTGGCGCGCATTCGCGCCGAGGAGCGGCTACTGCGCTCGGAGTTCGGCGCGCAATACGAGGCCTACTGCGCGCGCACCTCGCGGCTGCTCCCCGGCCTGTACTAG
- a CDS encoding DUF2025 family protein — protein MSTTSTDICKAADALLGFVGFNRKLGKYIVRFSEDSFGMDVPDDSITPANEFVWVVKNAQVMTLSRECLQILLEQNINDRLNLCDALLVYLRRTDLPEISAERRRL, from the coding sequence ATGAGCACCACATCCACCGATATCTGCAAGGCCGCCGACGCCCTCCTGGGGTTCGTCGGTTTCAACCGCAAGCTGGGCAAGTACATCGTGCGCTTCAGCGAGGATTCGTTCGGCATGGATGTGCCCGACGACAGCATCACGCCGGCCAATGAGTTCGTCTGGGTGGTGAAGAACGCCCAGGTCATGACCCTCAGCCGCGAATGCCTGCAGATCCTGCTGGAGCAGAACATCAACGACCGCCTCAACCTCTGCGATGCGCTGCTGGTCTATCTGCGCCGCACCGACCTGCCGGAGATCAGCGCCGAGCGCCGCCGGCTCTGA
- a CDS encoding MFS transporter, with protein sequence MPEGAPVSKSQAVQQSADEPAFSAAEPEVGLALSDTAANDAELSTYIRKGTAQFRRTSLALFSGGFATFALLYCIQPMMPVLSKAFSITATQSSLALSVSTAMLALGLLVTGPLSDAIGRKPVMVVSLIAAALFTLASAAMPTWEGVLLMRALVGLSLSGLAAVAMTYLSEEIHPHHLGLSMGLYIGGNAIGGMSGRLISGVMVDFISWHAALAVLGGLALLAGVVFWRVLPESKHFRPQPLKLATLVDGYKMHFRDAGLPWLFLTGFLLMGAFVTLFNYIGYRLLASPYQMTQSVVGVLSVVYLSGIYSSAWVGSLADKVGRRKVLWAAISLMLGGLLLTLFEPLGLILAGMAIFTFGFFGAHSVASSWIGRRAQRAKGQASSLYLFCYYVGSSLAGTGGGLAWHYYGWEGVGLFIGGLLVLAVAVALHLARLPALPGNAIVQPAH encoded by the coding sequence ATGCCCGAAGGTGCCCCCGTGAGCAAATCCCAGGCAGTACAGCAATCCGCAGACGAACCCGCGTTTAGCGCGGCGGAACCCGAGGTGGGCCTGGCCCTGTCGGACACCGCCGCCAACGACGCCGAACTCTCCACCTACATCCGCAAGGGCACGGCGCAGTTCCGCCGCACCTCCCTCGCCCTGTTCTCCGGTGGTTTCGCCACCTTCGCCCTGCTGTACTGCATCCAGCCGATGATGCCGGTGCTGTCCAAGGCCTTCTCCATTACCGCGACCCAGAGCAGCCTGGCGCTGTCGGTGTCCACCGCCATGCTGGCCCTCGGCCTGCTGGTGACCGGCCCGCTGTCCGACGCCATCGGCCGCAAGCCGGTGATGGTGGTATCGCTGATCGCCGCCGCACTGTTCACACTGGCCAGCGCGGCCATGCCGACCTGGGAAGGCGTGCTGCTGATGCGCGCCCTGGTGGGCCTGTCCCTCAGCGGGCTGGCCGCGGTGGCCATGACCTACCTGAGCGAGGAGATCCACCCGCACCACCTCGGGCTGTCCATGGGCCTGTACATCGGTGGCAACGCGATTGGCGGCATGAGCGGTCGCCTGATCAGCGGCGTGATGGTGGACTTCATTTCCTGGCATGCCGCCCTGGCGGTGCTCGGCGGCCTGGCGCTGCTGGCCGGCGTGGTGTTCTGGCGGGTGTTGCCGGAATCGAAGCACTTCCGCCCGCAGCCGCTGAAGCTCGCCACCCTGGTCGACGGCTACAAGATGCATTTCCGTGACGCCGGCCTGCCCTGGCTGTTCCTCACCGGCTTCCTGCTGATGGGCGCCTTCGTCACCCTGTTCAACTACATCGGCTACCGCCTGCTGGCCTCGCCCTACCAGATGACCCAGTCGGTGGTGGGCGTGCTGTCGGTGGTCTACCTCTCGGGCATCTACAGCTCGGCCTGGGTCGGTTCCCTGGCGGACAAGGTGGGCCGGCGCAAGGTGCTCTGGGCCGCCATCTCGCTGATGCTGGGCGGCCTGCTGCTGACCCTGTTCGAGCCCCTGGGGCTGATCCTGGCCGGCATGGCGATCTTCACCTTCGGCTTCTTCGGCGCCCACTCGGTGGCCAGCAGCTGGATCGGCCGCCGCGCCCAGCGCGCCAAGGGCCAGGCCTCGTCGCTGTACCTGTTCTGCTACTACGTGGGCTCCAGCCTGGCCGGCACCGGCGGTGGCCTGGCCTGGCACTACTATGGCTGGGAAGGCGTGGGCCTGTTCATCGGCGGCCTGCTGGTGCTGGCGGTGGCCGTGGCCCTGCACCTAGCGCGGCTGCCGGCGCTGCCGGGCAACGCCATCGTCCAGCCGGCGCACTGA
- a CDS encoding LysR family transcriptional regulator — translation MELRHLRYFIAVAEELHFGRAAEQLGISQPPLSQQIQALEEEIGARLLERTNRRVELTEAGRRFLDEARQVLAQVDKAVQLARRAHRGELGSLKVGFTSSAPFTSTIPRSIHAFRQAYPDVHLELTEGSSAETVKALLEDSLQVGVIRPLSLPETLEAVELFREPLVAVLRADHPLAEGSEDGIAVGALAEEPFVFFPRTFGTGLYDQLLALAREAGYTPRIAQEASEAMTIIGLVSAGLGVSVLPASFRRMRVDGVVYRTLLDPGATTAVWLVRRRDERSPLAHAFIELVTREAAAILERRPQVAGATPAG, via the coding sequence ATGGAACTGAGACATCTGCGCTACTTCATCGCCGTCGCCGAGGAGCTGCATTTCGGCCGTGCCGCCGAACAGCTGGGCATCTCCCAGCCGCCCCTGAGCCAACAGATACAGGCCCTGGAAGAAGAAATCGGCGCACGCCTGCTGGAGCGCACCAACCGCCGGGTGGAACTGACCGAGGCCGGCCGCCGCTTTCTCGACGAAGCCCGGCAGGTGCTGGCCCAGGTGGACAAGGCGGTGCAACTGGCACGCCGCGCCCATCGGGGCGAACTGGGCTCGCTGAAGGTGGGCTTCACCTCCTCGGCGCCCTTCACCTCCACCATTCCCCGCAGCATCCACGCCTTCCGCCAGGCCTACCCCGACGTGCACCTGGAACTCACCGAGGGCAGCAGCGCGGAAACCGTCAAGGCGCTGCTGGAAGACAGCCTGCAAGTGGGGGTGATCCGTCCCCTGAGCCTGCCGGAGACGCTTGAGGCGGTTGAGCTGTTCCGCGAGCCCCTGGTGGCGGTGCTGCGCGCCGACCACCCGCTGGCCGAAGGCAGCGAGGACGGCATCGCCGTCGGCGCCCTGGCCGAGGAGCCCTTCGTGTTCTTCCCACGGACTTTCGGCACGGGCCTCTACGACCAGTTGCTGGCCCTCGCCCGCGAGGCCGGCTACACCCCGCGCATCGCCCAGGAAGCCAGCGAGGCCATGACCATCATCGGCCTGGTCTCGGCGGGGCTCGGGGTCTCGGTGTTGCCGGCGTCCTTCCGCCGCATGCGGGTGGACGGCGTGGTCTATCGCACCCTGCTGGACCCCGGCGCCACCACCGCGGTCTGGCTGGTACGCCGCCGCGACGAACGCTCGCCCCTGGCCCACGCCTTCATCGAGCTGGTGACCCGCGAAGCCGCCGCGATCCTCGAACGCCGGCCCCAGGTTGCCGGGGCGACACCGGCCGGTTGA
- a CDS encoding LTA synthase family protein, which yields MTATEPVTTRSPISRAYTPTIRSHLAFTLLSALALMVMYSLLRLAMLVYNSDQIGDSPASVFVEAFFNGLRFDLRVVVFACAPLLLCLLSVRAMAARTLQRIWLTLFASLTLFLGISELDFYREFHQRLNSLVFQYLQEDLGTVASMIWNGFPVGRYLIAWALATALLYLLFRSLDLRSRSRAIATQPATTRRHAPWFGRLAVFMVCLVVAVVAARGHLRQGPPLRWGDAFTTDSMFANQLGLNGTLTLVDAAKNSFSSHRDNAWKATLPEDEALAAVREMLLTPNDKLVDADSAAIRRDFTPPAEGTLPIRNVVVILMESFAGRYVGAMGDGNGITPYFDALAKEGLLFDRFFSNGTHTHQGMFATMACFPNLPSFEYLMRTPEGAHKFSGLPQLLSARDYNDLYVYNGNFQWDNQSGFFSNQGMTRFIGREDFVNPVFMDKTWGVSDQDMFDRGAAELAKMPSDKPFYALLQTLSNHTPYALPAELPVEKVTGHGAHDEHLTAMRYADWALGQFFEKARKEPYFKDTLFVVVGDHGFGSDKQLTEMDLFRFNVPLLLIGPGLQEKFGALNHSVGTQIDVVPTIMGRLGGDVRHQCWGRDLLNLPEGDPGIGVIKPSGSDQTVAIVSADRILVQPKDFPARLYQYQLGADAKVERIPGDSDPRLHKYLEAFLQTATGSLLNNTTGVEDAKQHQ from the coding sequence ATGACTGCAACGGAACCCGTAACCACCCGGTCGCCCATCTCCCGGGCCTACACCCCGACCATCAGGAGCCACCTCGCCTTCACCCTGCTCAGCGCCCTCGCGCTGATGGTGATGTACAGCCTGCTGCGCCTGGCCATGCTGGTGTACAACAGCGACCAGATCGGCGACAGCCCGGCCTCGGTGTTCGTCGAGGCGTTCTTCAACGGCCTGCGCTTCGACCTGCGGGTGGTGGTGTTCGCCTGTGCGCCCCTGCTGCTCTGCCTGCTCAGCGTCCGCGCCATGGCCGCGCGGACCCTGCAACGCATCTGGCTGACGCTCTTCGCCAGCCTCACGCTGTTCCTCGGCATCAGCGAGCTGGACTTCTACCGCGAGTTCCACCAGCGCCTGAACAGCCTGGTCTTCCAGTACCTGCAGGAAGACCTGGGCACGGTCGCCAGCATGATCTGGAACGGCTTCCCGGTGGGCCGCTACCTGATCGCCTGGGCCCTGGCCACCGCCCTGCTCTACCTGCTGTTCCGCAGCCTCGACCTGCGCAGCCGCTCCCGCGCCATTGCCACGCAACCCGCCACGACGCGCCGCCATGCACCCTGGTTCGGTCGCCTGGCGGTCTTCATGGTCTGCCTGGTGGTGGCCGTGGTCGCCGCCCGTGGCCACCTGCGCCAGGGCCCGCCGCTGCGCTGGGGCGACGCCTTCACCACCGACTCCATGTTCGCCAACCAGCTCGGCCTGAACGGCACCCTGACCCTGGTGGACGCCGCCAAGAACAGCTTCTCGTCCCACCGCGACAACGCCTGGAAGGCCACCCTGCCCGAGGACGAGGCCCTGGCCGCCGTCCGCGAGATGCTGCTGACCCCCAACGACAAGCTGGTGGACGCCGACTCGGCCGCCATCCGCCGCGACTTCACGCCGCCGGCCGAAGGCACCCTGCCGATCCGCAACGTGGTGGTGATCCTCATGGAGAGCTTCGCCGGCCGCTATGTCGGCGCCATGGGCGACGGCAACGGCATCACCCCCTACTTCGACGCCCTGGCCAAGGAGGGTCTGCTGTTCGACCGCTTCTTCTCCAACGGCACCCACACCCACCAGGGCATGTTCGCCACCATGGCGTGCTTCCCCAACCTGCCGAGCTTCGAGTACCTGATGCGCACCCCCGAGGGCGCGCACAAGTTCTCCGGCCTGCCGCAGTTGCTCAGCGCCCGCGACTACAACGACCTCTACGTCTACAACGGCAACTTCCAGTGGGATAACCAGTCCGGCTTCTTCAGCAACCAGGGCATGACCCGCTTCATCGGCCGCGAGGACTTCGTCAACCCGGTGTTCATGGACAAGACCTGGGGCGTGTCCGACCAGGACATGTTCGACCGTGGTGCCGCCGAACTGGCCAAGATGCCCAGCGACAAGCCGTTCTACGCGCTGCTGCAGACCCTCTCCAACCACACGCCCTATGCCCTGCCGGCCGAACTGCCGGTGGAGAAGGTCACCGGCCACGGCGCCCATGACGAGCACCTGACCGCCATGCGCTACGCCGACTGGGCCCTCGGCCAGTTCTTCGAGAAGGCGCGCAAGGAGCCCTACTTCAAGGACACCCTGTTCGTGGTGGTGGGCGACCATGGTTTCGGCAGCGACAAGCAGCTCACCGAGATGGACCTGTTCCGCTTCAACGTGCCGCTGCTGCTGATCGGCCCCGGCCTGCAGGAGAAGTTCGGCGCCCTCAACCACAGCGTCGGCACCCAGATCGACGTGGTGCCCACCATCATGGGCCGCCTCGGCGGCGACGTCCGCCACCAGTGCTGGGGCCGCGACCTGCTGAACCTGCCGGAAGGCGATCCGGGCATCGGCGTGATCAAGCCGTCCGGTAGCGACCAGACCGTGGCCATCGTCAGCGCCGACCGCATCCTGGTGCAGCCCAAGGACTTCCCGGCGCGCCTCTACCAGTACCAGCTGGGTGCCGACGCCAAGGTCGAGCGCATCCCCGGCGACAGCGACCCGCGCCTGCACAAGTACCTGGAAGCCTTCCTCCAGACCGCCACCGGTAGCCTGCTGAACAACACCACGGGCGTCGAAGACGCCAAGCAGCACCAGTGA
- the maiA gene encoding maleylacetoacetate isomerase, whose translation MDLYTYYRSTSSYRVRIALALKGLDVRHIPVNLLKDGGQQHKADYKALNPQGRVPSLRLDDGQVLTQSPAIIEYLEERFPEPALLPPDLEARARQRAVAAVIGCDIHPLHNVAVLNRLRGLAVEEAQVMAWIRHWIAEGFNAVETLIGDEGFCFGDVGLADVYLLPQVYAARRFELDLSHYPKIARVERLALEHPAFIQAHPDQQADKPA comes from the coding sequence ATGGACCTCTACACCTATTACCGCTCCACCTCCTCCTACCGGGTGCGTATCGCCCTGGCGCTGAAGGGGCTGGACGTCCGGCACATCCCGGTGAACCTGCTCAAGGACGGCGGCCAGCAGCACAAGGCCGACTACAAGGCGCTCAACCCCCAGGGCCGCGTCCCCAGCCTGCGTCTGGACGACGGCCAGGTGCTGACCCAGTCCCCCGCCATCATCGAATACCTCGAAGAACGTTTCCCGGAACCGGCGCTCCTGCCCCCGGACCTGGAAGCCCGCGCCCGCCAGCGCGCGGTGGCGGCGGTGATCGGTTGCGATATCCACCCGCTGCACAACGTCGCCGTGCTCAACCGCCTGCGCGGCCTGGCAGTCGAGGAAGCACAGGTGATGGCCTGGATTCGTCACTGGATAGCGGAAGGCTTCAATGCGGTCGAAACCCTCATAGGCGATGAAGGTTTCTGCTTCGGCGACGTGGGCCTTGCCGACGTCTACCTGCTACCGCAGGTCTATGCCGCACGCCGCTTCGAACTGGACCTGTCACACTATCCGAAGATCGCCCGGGTCGAACGCCTCGCCCTCGAGCATCCGGCCTTCATCCAGGCGCACCCCGACCAGCAAGCCGACAAACCGGCCTGA
- the hppD gene encoding 4-hydroxyphenylpyruvate dioxygenase produces the protein MADIFENPMGLMGFEFIEFASPTPNTLEPIFAMMGFTKVATHRSKDVHLYRQGGINLILNNEPKSLAAYFAAEHGPSVCGMAFRVKNAHQAYARALELGAQPIEIPTGPMELRLPAIKGIGGAPLYLIDRFGEGSSIYDIDFEFIEGVDRHPKGAGLKLIDHLTHNVYRGRMAYWADFYEKLFNFREIRYFDIKGEYTGLTSKAMTAPDGMIRIPLNEESSKGAGQIEEFLMQFNGEGIQHVAFFTDDLLQTWDQLKGLGMRFMTAPPATYYEMLQGRLGDHGEPEGELQARGILLDGTTEGGNKRLLLQIFSETLMGPVFFEFIQRKGDDGFGEGNFKALFESIERDQIRRGVLSTE, from the coding sequence ATGGCTGACATCTTTGAAAACCCCATGGGCCTGATGGGCTTCGAATTCATCGAGTTCGCGTCCCCCACCCCGAACACCCTGGAACCCATCTTCGCCATGATGGGCTTCACCAAGGTCGCGACCCACCGCTCCAAGGACGTGCACCTGTATCGCCAGGGCGGGATCAACCTGATCCTCAACAACGAACCCAAGAGCCTGGCCGCCTACTTCGCCGCCGAGCACGGCCCGTCCGTCTGCGGCATGGCCTTCCGCGTGAAGAACGCCCACCAGGCCTACGCCCGCGCCCTGGAACTGGGCGCCCAGCCCATCGAGATCCCCACCGGGCCGATGGAACTGCGCCTGCCGGCGATCAAGGGCATCGGCGGTGCGCCGCTGTACCTGATCGACCGTTTCGGCGAAGGCTCGTCGATCTATGACATCGACTTCGAATTCATCGAAGGCGTGGACCGCCACCCGAAAGGCGCCGGCCTCAAGCTCATCGACCACCTGACCCACAACGTCTACCGGGGCCGCATGGCCTACTGGGCGGACTTCTACGAGAAGCTGTTCAACTTCCGCGAGATCCGTTACTTCGACATCAAGGGCGAGTACACCGGCCTGACCTCCAAGGCCATGACCGCCCCGGACGGCATGATCCGCATCCCGCTCAACGAAGAGTCTTCCAAGGGCGCCGGGCAGATCGAAGAATTCCTCATGCAGTTCAACGGCGAAGGCATCCAGCACGTAGCCTTCTTCACCGACGACCTGCTCCAGACCTGGGACCAGCTCAAAGGCCTGGGCATGCGCTTCATGACCGCGCCGCCGGCCACCTACTACGAGATGCTCCAGGGCCGCCTGGGCGACCACGGCGAGCCGGAAGGCGAACTGCAGGCGCGCGGCATCCTGCTGGACGGCACCACCGAAGGCGGCAACAAGCGCCTGCTGCTGCAGATCTTCTCGGAAACCCTGATGGGCCCGGTGTTCTTCGAGTTCATCCAGCGCAAGGGCGACGACGGCTTCGGCGAAGGCAACTTCAAGGCCCTGTTCGAATCCATCGAGCGCGACCAGATCCGCCGTGGCGTACTGAGCACCGAATAA